AAAGTGATCCTTTCAGTTCATAGCCCAATCTTTCTGTGGTATTTAGGGGGGCACAAATTTTTGGTGGTATTTTACAGAGATCGTGATCTTTCCATGCTACACAACCAATTTTCTAATCGAATAATTCAAACAGTTGTGGAGTCTAAAAAATCCTATTTTCCAATTGAATGAGGTAAATTACACTCACATATATATAGTAGTAGAAGGTCATACCAATGTTTTCTTTTTGTGTTATATTTCCAATCACGTTTTATAAACTATTTCCAGACACTTAAATGGACATTAACACACATACAAGACATCAGAATCATGAACATGAACACACCAGCCCTGTAACCTAACCTTTCAAGAGCTCAAGATATTTACAAGGGGAAAGTAATCCACAGAGAACCATCACTATATATATCCTTGAACAGTTGGATCTAGCATCAAGCAGCGATTCATACGGCACATTACTTTTAATTTTTCTTGTTCAGTTTATCTTACAAGCCACAATACTCTCTTTTAGCATTTTCTCTACCTTGTGACAGGATGAACCCCGACCCGGCCAACATCTGCTCTCTCAGATTCTTGATAGCCAGATACCTCTCCTCGTCATGATCCAAGTTCAGCATTCCGTTGCTGCACCCttctgcccagtctccctccagtTCTTCATCCATGTCCCGAAAACTTTGCTCTAAACGCCACGAGTTCACTCCATCCATCCCTCTATCCGAAAACGGTTCATGCCTTGATGGGCTCCTCTGCCTGCCTTTTGAGGAAGGAGTGTAGCTCCAGGTGTAGGTCCTGTTGATGCCATCGACGTTTAGCTCAATGGAGTGTATATCACTGCCTTCTGAGGCGTCTTCGCTGATGTTTCCACCATTTCTGTCAGGAACTAAATCAGCTGCAGTGTTGCCAATTTCAGATGCATGGGACAGTTCCATTGGATCATTCAACGGTTCCTGCTCTTTCTTAGTATCCAGATAAGCTTGGAGTTCATCGCGCAGCTGATTAACAGCTGCATTTTTCTCCTCAAATTGAACCCGTGCTTCTAAAAGCTTCATCTGAACCCTTTGTTCACGCCACTCATCTGCAAGTTGAAGCATTTCACGCTCTTTCTGGAGCTCTTCTTGTGCCTTCTCAGTTTCCCTCTTCAGTGCCTGCACCTCAGCTTTGTCCTCATCAATGCCTCTGATAAGCTCGTTGCAGATCTTCTCAACTCTTCTTTTATACTTCCTCTCCCTTTCAAGTTCTTTCGTCACTGCCTGCAAAGAGGCTTCAGTGTTTGCTAAGGCAATGCTCAACTTCTTATTTGTCTTCTCTGCTCTTTTCCTTGACTTCTTCTCAGTGTCTAGCTCTGAAACTACAAATCGGAGAGCATTTCCAACCTTCTCCTTTTGTTTGACCTTCCACGATTCCAATTCTTCTGTAAGTTGCAACTTTAAGTCCTCAATTTCAAAGGCATCAGATTTCTGTTCTTTGATTAGCTTTCTAACATGAGAACGGGCAACATCAAGCTCTGAACGTAGAGCAGAAATGAGTGATGCACTTGACGGATTCAGCTCTCCAGGTCCCCATATGTGGGCAAGTACTTTTACCAGCTCCTTAGCTGCAATCAAGCTGTTCTGCAGATCATCTAGGTTCACTGTCTTTTCAGGACATCTTGAAACATCGTCTTGAGAAAAGGTACCAACCTGGAATGGAttaacaaagctttagtgacttgaAGTGAGAAATGCTATTGGAAGAAACAAATGTAATAATAGGAAATGAAAAAATTCTGCAATATTTTATCCCGTAAGCAGCAACAAGTGACTGCCATTTCACTCTTTAGACAGTGTTCAGCAAGTATGAAATAAAATCTTACTGAATCAAATTATTGTACACAATATTGGTGTCTATTTTACATAATCTTACTGGAGCAATTTA
This portion of the Zea mays cultivar B73 chromosome 2, Zm-B73-REFERENCE-NAM-5.0, whole genome shotgun sequence genome encodes:
- the LOC103646589 gene encoding uncharacterized protein; this translates as MPRLYSEEGAGADEATAAATVRLANKIRKRRAVSSSGGSDPAAVGRRLRSRRPAVRLPRHRTSAGGDMSESSRSRHCRGSGNRVAEGTLPSASARRLVDAFWQNMGSGGLLDGDAAAARRSLVLWSGASTKVSKRSRSKSKVLEADGKGSRRNGHPRWFSADLMSNGSAMEVGTFSQDDVSRCPEKTVNLDDLQNSLIAAKELVKVLAHIWGPGELNPSSASLISALRSELDVARSHVRKLIKEQKSDAFEIEDLKLQLTEELESWKVKQKEKVGNALRFVVSELDTEKKSRKRAEKTNKKLSIALANTEASLQAVTKELERERKYKRRVEKICNELIRGIDEDKAEVQALKRETEKAQEELQKEREMLQLADEWREQRVQMKLLEARVQFEEKNAAVNQLRDELQAYLDTKKEQEPLNDPMELSHASEIGNTAADLVPDRNGGNISEDASEGSDIHSIELNVDGINRTYTWSYTPSSKGRQRSPSRHEPFSDRGMDGVNSWRLEQSFRDMDEELEGDWAEGCSNGMLNLDHDEERYLAIKNLREQMLAGSGFILSQGRENAKREYCGL